The following coding sequences lie in one Thioalkalivibrio sp. XN279 genomic window:
- a CDS encoding DUF1611 domain-containing protein, with protein sequence MSSEMLMTNIAKDLRPCEAPGAAPDGVAQPLAKSRLEAARAAFVTRRVNFADARTLLTEATPRAGDVVLARVKRLRHHAKLQCARGRRVQLFHGDEILVCFGDRYAPQQFEAYVPATLGPCHLVASGGVAAQAVNWHERIHRGPTEIEVLGILGDAEGRALNLRRYALHAQPAEASRPRLIVVAGTSMDSGKTTAGAHLVRGLTRAGLRVGAAKVTGTGACNDYFLMRDAGAAVVLDFTDAGHVSTYRAGEPAIRRVVETLTAELSRHGLDAAVLEVADGLVQAETAALLSAAWFRQAIDGVIFCAQDAMGAKAGVEWLEQRGHDVMAVSGLLTAAPLAMREAGELLEQPIIGLDGLSDRYVSRSLVACDTRDAELANACAG encoded by the coding sequence ATGAGCAGTGAAATGCTGATGACCAATATCGCCAAGGACCTGCGGCCGTGCGAAGCGCCCGGCGCCGCTCCCGACGGCGTGGCGCAGCCGCTCGCCAAAAGCCGGCTGGAGGCTGCGAGAGCGGCTTTCGTGACCCGGCGGGTGAATTTCGCAGACGCGCGCACGCTGCTGACGGAGGCCACGCCCAGGGCCGGGGACGTGGTGCTGGCCCGCGTCAAGCGCCTGCGCCATCACGCCAAGCTGCAGTGCGCGCGCGGCCGCCGCGTGCAGCTGTTTCATGGCGACGAAATCCTGGTCTGTTTCGGCGACCGTTACGCGCCCCAGCAGTTCGAGGCCTACGTACCGGCGACCCTCGGTCCTTGCCACCTGGTCGCCTCGGGCGGGGTGGCCGCACAGGCGGTGAACTGGCACGAGCGGATCCACCGGGGCCCGACCGAGATCGAGGTGCTCGGGATTCTCGGCGATGCCGAGGGACGCGCTCTCAACCTGCGCCGCTACGCCCTGCACGCGCAGCCGGCCGAGGCCTCCCGGCCGCGCCTGATCGTGGTCGCCGGCACGTCCATGGACTCCGGCAAGACGACGGCCGGCGCGCACCTGGTGCGCGGGCTGACCCGCGCCGGCCTGCGCGTCGGCGCCGCCAAGGTCACCGGCACCGGGGCCTGCAACGACTACTTCCTGATGCGGGATGCGGGCGCGGCCGTGGTGCTGGACTTTACCGACGCGGGCCACGTCTCCACCTATCGCGCCGGGGAGCCGGCGATCCGGCGGGTGGTGGAGACGCTCACCGCGGAGCTCTCGCGCCATGGGCTGGATGCCGCCGTACTCGAGGTCGCGGACGGCCTGGTCCAGGCCGAGACCGCGGCACTCCTCAGCGCGGCCTGGTTCCGCCAGGCCATCGACGGCGTGATCTTCTGTGCCCAGGACGCCATGGGTGCAAAAGCCGGCGTCGAATGGCTCGAGCAGCGCGGCCATGACGTGATGGCCGTGTCCGGCCTGCTGACGGCGGCGCCCCTGGCGATGCGCGAGGCCGGCGAACTGCTCGAGCAGCCCATCATCGGCCTCGACGGGCTGTCCGACCGGTACGTGTCTCGTTCCCTCGTGGCGTGCGACACCCGCGATGCGGAGCTGGCCAATGCCTGCGCCGGCTGA
- a CDS encoding ABC transporter ATP-binding protein, with protein MPAPAESLPLDVRAAAAAAPRHFAALLGNALAQAACTVALALGARAAIDSGPGIATVSVLAVAALGGAWLRGRERVDGEALGQRFVHDVRLRLFDHLLAVPTRELSERPKGGALVRFVGDLQAIKSWISRGLAQLIVALPMLAASVAVLGWIDPALGILAAALVVAGAVGAALLAGPLAQANRELRNRRGQLARFVTEMMGAVPSVQAHGKESREQRRLDARGAHVIDAACARAVLVGRARSLVQLLGSGALLAVLVIGAARLEAGEMVAALAVVAWLTTPIRDLGRVFEYWQAAKVARERISAFFRWPQLPGAQGGRRLRRPGGQLRYDGVVACAGAAPLDLEVDAGSVTVFTGPNGCGKSSLLAVTARLQAPVAGRVRLGGQDLAQVRNRDLRQHIAMVGPDLPLIRGSVRRNASYRSRGMTPEAFRTLMRRCRLEHLVENGGDSPARIAEAGLNLSSGERQRLALARALWPEPSVLLLDEIDNHLDTESLAVLRSVIAAFPGTVIVVTHDPRLLDAAERVVELGADGSIVSDRRQPASDVAWEGAA; from the coding sequence ATGCCTGCGCCGGCTGAGTCACTCCCGCTCGACGTCCGTGCGGCGGCCGCGGCCGCGCCGCGGCATTTCGCGGCATTGCTCGGCAATGCCCTCGCCCAGGCCGCGTGCACCGTGGCACTCGCGCTCGGCGCCAGGGCGGCCATCGATTCCGGCCCGGGGATAGCGACCGTGTCCGTGCTCGCTGTCGCCGCGCTCGGCGGCGCCTGGCTGCGCGGTCGCGAGCGCGTGGACGGCGAGGCGCTGGGCCAGCGGTTCGTGCATGACGTGCGCCTGCGGCTGTTCGATCACCTGCTGGCAGTGCCGACGCGGGAACTCAGCGAACGGCCGAAAGGCGGCGCCCTGGTGCGCTTCGTGGGCGACCTGCAGGCGATCAAGTCCTGGATCAGTCGCGGCCTGGCCCAGTTGATCGTGGCCTTGCCCATGCTCGCGGCGTCCGTGGCCGTGCTGGGCTGGATCGATCCCGCGCTCGGCATCCTGGCCGCGGCCCTGGTGGTCGCCGGTGCGGTCGGCGCCGCCTTGCTGGCGGGCCCCCTGGCGCAGGCGAACCGCGAACTGCGCAACCGGCGCGGCCAGCTCGCCCGGTTCGTGACCGAGATGATGGGCGCCGTGCCCTCGGTGCAGGCCCATGGCAAGGAATCGCGTGAGCAGCGGCGCCTGGACGCGCGCGGGGCGCATGTCATCGACGCCGCCTGTGCGCGGGCCGTGCTGGTGGGCCGGGCGCGAAGCCTGGTGCAACTGCTGGGCTCAGGCGCGCTGCTGGCCGTGCTCGTCATCGGCGCTGCGCGCCTGGAAGCGGGCGAAATGGTCGCCGCCCTCGCCGTCGTGGCCTGGCTCACCACGCCGATTCGGGATCTCGGGCGCGTGTTCGAATACTGGCAGGCCGCGAAGGTGGCGCGGGAGCGCATCAGCGCATTCTTCCGCTGGCCGCAGCTGCCCGGCGCGCAGGGCGGCCGGCGCCTGCGCCGTCCCGGCGGCCAACTCCGCTACGATGGCGTGGTGGCCTGTGCCGGCGCGGCGCCGCTGGACCTGGAGGTGGACGCCGGCAGCGTCACGGTCTTCACCGGCCCGAACGGCTGTGGCAAGAGTTCGCTGCTCGCGGTCACCGCCCGCCTGCAGGCGCCGGTCGCGGGCAGAGTGCGGCTTGGCGGCCAGGACCTGGCGCAGGTGCGCAACCGTGACCTGCGGCAACACATCGCGATGGTCGGCCCGGACCTGCCGCTCATCCGGGGTTCGGTGCGTCGCAACGCGAGCTATCGCAGTCGTGGCATGACGCCGGAGGCCTTCCGGACGCTGATGCGGCGCTGCCGGCTCGAGCACCTCGTTGAAAATGGTGGCGACTCCCCCGCCCGCATCGCCGAGGCCGGCCTGAACCTTTCCAGCGGAGAGCGGCAACGCCTGGCGCTGGCGCGGGCCCTGTGGCCGGAACCGAGCGTGCTGCTGCTGGACGAGATCGACAACCACCTCGATACCGAGAGCCTCGCGGTCCTGCGCAGCGTCATCGCCGCGTTCCCCGGCACGGTGATCGTCGTCACCCACGACCCGCGACTGCTGGATGCGGCGGAGCGCGTGGTCGAACTCGGCGCGGACGGGTCCATCGTCAGCGATCGCCGCCAGCCGGCGTCGGACGTGGCCTGGGAGGGCGCCGCGTGA